From Hymenobacter cellulosilyticus:
GCTATGGCGCTGGACCAGCTCCACGCGGATGCGCTAAAAACCGGCGCCATCCCCATCTACGAAGGCCAGTTGGACGAGCGTCTGTTTCTGCCAGGACAGGACCGCGCCGCTTACCGCGCCCCCCGCGCCCTGGTGGGCTTGACCCGCCAGAGCGAACTGTATTTCAAGGAGCCCTTTGGCCCGCTCGACAGCATCGTGCTCGTGGACCGGGTAGATGAGCTGGTGGGCGAGATGAACATCAGCAACGGCGCCCTGGTGGCGTCGCTGGCCAGCGACGATGCCGCGTGGGCTTCCCGCACCGCCCAAGAGGTGCGGGCCTTCAAAGTGGGCATCAATCAACTCCGCTCACGGGGTGACCGCGACGAGGTGTTTGGTGGCCTGGGAGAGTCCTGGAAGGGGGCTTTTGTGGGCGGGGCACTGCTCGTGGAGGCCGTAACGGCCGGTGATAAACCGCTGCTGGGCAACTTTGGCAGCGCCACGCTGCTGCCCGTCGCGGGGTAGCGAATAGCTCATTAGAAGCTGGTACATCCTCTTGTTAGGTGGTCGGCTGCTGGTGCCAAAGCCAGCAGTTGAATAGCGAGTAGATGTAGCGAGAACCTGCTCCCCTCCCTTAAGCAAAAAAACCAGGACCGTCCGGATGACAGTCCTGGTTGCTTGGACAGCAATGGCAAACCATTTCGGCCCTTATTTCCCGTACACGGACTGTAGATACGTCAGCAGGCTGGTCGGCTCCTGACCCAGTAGCTGAGCGAGAGCAGACCCCGACACGTTGAACTCCTGGGCGTGCATGGCGGCCGCGATACCGCTCATGACGGCCACGAAGGGCTCGGGCACTTGGTGCTGCCGCATAGCAGCGGCCATGTCCGCCCCGAGATAGGCACGTAGTCCACCGCCCGGCCACTTACCTGGCTTAACGTCGCTGCCACGTCGGCGAACGAGTAGGCTGGACCGGGCGCAATGTCGTAGACCTGGTTTTCGTGCCCCGTAGTGGTCAGCACGGTGGCCAAGGCCTGGGCAATGTCATCGCGCAAGGCGTAGCTCACCTTTCCTTCCCCAGCGGCAAAGTAGAGGTGGCCCGTGGTCAAGGCTTCCGCCCCCACAAACAGGGGTACTAGATCCAGGTAGAGCGTGTTGCGGAAGACTGTGTAGGCCAGGCCCGAGGCCCGCAGGTAGTCTTCGGTGAGCAGGTGGCTAGCCGAGGCCCCGAACTGGGAATCAGGCGAGGGGTTCACCACGCTGGTATAGATAACGTGGCGCACGCCTGCCTGTTTGGCCGCGTCGATGGCATGCTGGTGCTGCTGCACCCGCAGCTGGTGCTGCGTCTCACTCGTGGAGATGAGCAGCACGGTATCAATACCCTGGAAGGCGGCTTCCAGCGACGCCGGGTCGTTGTAG
This genomic window contains:
- a CDS encoding SDR family oxidoreductase → MPEEEKDAFLRWERPAGTFELPKVTIEPPFSNCYACHHRRHGPPRPSHHSGLADQGRPHEIRAVVRDPQKASTLAQQGVQVRPGDYNDPASLEAAFQGIDTVLLISTSETQHQLRVQQHQHAIDAAKQAGVRHVIYTSVVNPSPDSQFGASASHLLTEDYLRASGLAYTVFRNTLYLDLVPLFVGAEALTTGHLYFAAGEGKVSYALRDDIAQALATVLTTTGHENQVYDIAPGPAYSFADVAATLSQVSGRAVDYVPISGRTWPLLCGSTKCPSPSWPS